In the genome of Nonlabens sp. MB-3u-79, one region contains:
- a CDS encoding DUF6089 family protein, producing MRLLFTFIVFFSLAFAKAQTYEAGIFAGTSNVIGDVGSTQYIQFTDVAIGGIFKWNRSPRHSFRASVISANMVGDDNDSDDLSRDLRGLKYNYSMIEASIGVEYTFWEWELYSGRPQIVPYLYTGLTAFHYDLFALNNTNQLEAYGETTDIAIPIIFGVKTNITPKLILAAEIGARYTFSDNLDGSNPVRSKDFDSLRFGNVNNNDWYVFSGVTLTYAFGRKPCYCNF from the coding sequence ATGCGGTTACTATTTACGTTTATTGTCTTTTTTAGTCTCGCTTTCGCGAAAGCGCAAACCTATGAGGCCGGTATTTTTGCAGGTACCTCAAATGTAATAGGGGATGTAGGAAGTACACAATACATTCAGTTTACAGATGTTGCCATTGGCGGCATTTTTAAGTGGAATCGCAGTCCTAGACATAGTTTTAGAGCTAGTGTGATTTCTGCAAATATGGTAGGTGATGATAATGATAGTGACGATCTCTCTAGAGATCTAAGAGGTTTAAAATACAATTACTCCATGATAGAAGCCAGTATAGGAGTAGAATACACCTTCTGGGAATGGGAGTTGTATTCTGGTAGACCACAGATCGTTCCTTATTTATATACAGGACTTACCGCATTTCATTATGACTTGTTTGCACTAAATAACACAAATCAGTTGGAAGCATACGGTGAAACTACAGATATTGCGATCCCTATAATTTTTGGAGTAAAGACAAATATTACCCCTAAATTGATACTCGCTGCAGAGATAGGCGCTAGATATACTTTTTCGGATAATTTAGATGGAAGCAACCCAGTGAGAAGTAAAGATTTTGATAGTTTAAGATTTGGTAATGTAAATAATAATGACTGGTACGTATTTAGTGGAGTGACTCTTACTTATGCTTTCGGTCGTAAACCTTGTTATTGTAACTTTTAA
- a CDS encoding NAD kinase, protein MKKVAIYGRYLHDDTINTCKELITLLELKNSEVLVESNFHNLLKQNNIALKQQSFDQLDNSYDILISIGGDGTILRAVAYIGNVGIPVIGINTGRLGFLATLHKDQLVEAVEALSNGSYTLSKRTLITLVSDHEENHAAPHNFALNEVTVSRMNTTSMMQIETKLNNELLTVYWADGLIVSTPTGSTGYSLSCGGPVISRDTDAFVITPIAPHNLNARPLVIPDHTEIIIKVSGREEEFLTSLDNRIASFPNETVLTLKKADFTIDLIELKGQSFIKTLREKLLWGEDKRN, encoded by the coding sequence ATGAAAAAAGTTGCTATATACGGTCGTTATCTACACGATGATACGATCAATACTTGTAAAGAGTTAATTACTCTGTTAGAGCTTAAAAACTCTGAAGTACTTGTCGAATCTAATTTTCACAATCTTTTAAAGCAAAATAATATAGCTTTAAAACAGCAGTCCTTTGATCAACTAGATAACTCCTATGATATATTGATAAGTATAGGAGGGGACGGTACTATTTTAAGAGCTGTTGCTTATATAGGCAATGTTGGTATTCCAGTAATAGGAATCAACACGGGCAGACTGGGTTTCCTAGCGACATTGCATAAAGATCAGCTTGTGGAGGCGGTAGAGGCTTTAAGTAACGGGTCCTATACCTTGAGTAAACGTACGTTGATCACTTTGGTGTCAGACCATGAAGAAAATCATGCAGCGCCACACAACTTTGCACTTAACGAGGTAACGGTTAGTCGCATGAATACGACCAGTATGATGCAAATTGAGACCAAACTCAATAACGAGTTATTAACCGTTTATTGGGCAGACGGATTAATTGTTTCCACACCTACAGGTTCTACAGGATACAGTCTTAGTTGCGGTGGACCAGTTATATCGAGAGATACAGACGCTTTTGTAATTACACCTATTGCTCCACACAACCTTAATGCGAGGCCTTTAGTAATTCCAGATCACACAGAGATTATTATAAAAGTGAGCGGTAGAGAAGAAGAGTTTCTTACCTCCTTAGACAACCGCATAGCTTCTTTTCCTAATGAAACCGTTCTCACACTTAAAAAAGCAGATTTCACCATTGATCTCATCGAGTTAAAAGGTCAGAGTTTTATCAAAACTCTACGAGAAAAACTGCTTTGGGGAGAAGATAAACGCAATTAA
- a CDS encoding CBS domain-containing protein, which produces MNIHQYIINDVEPLDIKSQMCKAQEIFSQLTYSHLPILEKGAYLGCLSENDAHCFESGQTLEVVKYSFTVFHVKEDTHWLDILAVFAQNQSNIMPVLGKNNEYLGYYELKDIMELFNDAPFMNEPGAVVVLQKGSTDYSFSEVAQIVESNDSKIYGCFVSAYKDHLSEITLKLSAQNLNAVLQTFRRYNYEIVSAAEEDSYLDTLKERSDYLNKYLNM; this is translated from the coding sequence ATGAATATCCATCAATATATCATTAATGATGTAGAGCCTTTAGACATAAAATCTCAGATGTGTAAAGCACAAGAAATATTTTCTCAACTTACCTATTCTCATCTTCCTATTTTAGAAAAGGGGGCTTATTTAGGATGTCTTTCTGAAAATGATGCTCATTGTTTTGAATCTGGTCAAACCCTTGAGGTGGTGAAGTATTCTTTCACCGTATTTCATGTAAAAGAAGATACACACTGGCTAGATATTTTGGCAGTATTTGCTCAAAATCAATCGAATATCATGCCGGTCTTAGGTAAGAATAACGAGTATTTAGGTTACTATGAACTTAAGGACATTATGGAGTTGTTTAACGACGCCCCTTTTATGAATGAGCCTGGTGCTGTTGTCGTTTTACAAAAAGGCTCTACTGATTATAGTTTTAGTGAGGTTGCGCAAATAGTCGAGTCTAATGATTCAAAGATCTATGGATGTTTTGTGAGTGCTTATAAGGATCATTTATCTGAGATTACTTTAAAATTGAGTGCGCAAAATCTAAATGCTGTTCTTCAAACCTTTAGAAGGTATAATTATGAGATAGTAAGCGCAGCAGAAGAAGACTCTTACTTAGATACTTTAAAAGAACGATCAGATTATTTGAACAAATATTTGAACATGTAA
- a CDS encoding pyridoxine 5'-phosphate synthase, producing MAILSVNVNKIATLRNSRGADVPNLIKVAIDLERFGAQGITIHPRPDERHIRYQDARDLKKVVQTELNIEGNPIDSFIKLVNEVQPAQVTLVPDGPDALTSNAGWDTIKHLDFLTKMVKHFKDRGIRTSIFVDPVIEMIEGAARTGVDRIELYTEDFARMYPQDKNKAIAPYLIAATKATELGLGINAGHDLSLENIKFFKEQIPDLVEVSIGHALISESLYLGLENVVNMYKAKLA from the coding sequence ATGGCAATTTTAAGTGTAAATGTCAATAAAATAGCAACATTACGTAATTCTAGAGGTGCTGATGTGCCTAATTTAATAAAGGTAGCTATTGATCTAGAACGTTTTGGTGCGCAAGGAATAACCATTCACCCTAGACCAGATGAACGTCATATTAGATATCAAGACGCTAGAGATCTTAAAAAAGTGGTGCAAACTGAACTGAATATAGAAGGTAACCCTATTGATAGTTTTATCAAGTTAGTAAATGAAGTTCAACCTGCGCAAGTAACTCTAGTTCCTGATGGACCAGACGCACTTACTTCTAACGCGGGATGGGACACCATTAAACACCTAGATTTTCTTACAAAAATGGTCAAGCATTTTAAAGACCGAGGAATACGCACCAGTATCTTTGTGGATCCTGTTATCGAGATGATAGAAGGAGCGGCACGCACTGGAGTTGATCGTATTGAACTCTATACCGAAGATTTTGCAAGAATGTACCCTCAGGACAAAAACAAAGCAATTGCTCCCTACCTAATAGCAGCAACTAAAGCTACTGAATTGGGACTGGGAATTAACGCTGGTCATGATCTCTCTCTAGAAAATATTAAATTTTTTAAGGAACAAATTCCAGATTTAGTGGAGGTTTCTATAGGTCATGCTTTGATATCAGAAAGTCTTTACCTAGGCCTTGAAAATGTGGTCAACATGTATAAAGCAAAACTCGCATAA